From the genome of Uranotaenia lowii strain MFRU-FL chromosome 1, ASM2978415v1, whole genome shotgun sequence, one region includes:
- the LOC129737547 gene encoding uncharacterized protein LOC129737547: MERLVNRRLQALLDQDNRLDPRQYAFLPGRSTDDYFGTLETLLDESLNENRHIEVLSLDLAKAFDKVDRTTIINNLISWDVKGNMIQYIRSFLSNRSIQVQINGYRSSPRPIQTGVPQGSVIAPTLFLIAINSIFQLIPSNINTLIYADDILLISISPFARLARKRLQTALNDGSKTDDHRVGCGIHDGSNNRSLALPADCSVFSAEAYALLNALRNLNPEVGSHVIFTDSASVLNAALTGNLKHPWVSSISDEALSKKVSLVWIPGHAGITGNEAADRLAAEGTKLSPPSLPIPQQGAYRLIKNTLFYAWEAKWSSIQNNKLREIKNSTLRWVDRPNPRERRALTRLRIGHTLLTHSYLMDRKDPPICFSCHCQLTVKHVLINCPIHESLRQFFDIGISLREVLSNCPDEEDKLIKFLQKTGLIYQI, from the exons ATGGAGAGACTAGTAAATCGCCGGCTACAAGCTCTTCTGGATCAAGATAACCGTCTCGACCCAAGGCAATATGCCTTCCTCCCTGGTCGATCAACCGATGATTACTTTGGCACCCTTGAAACCCTCCTGGACGAATCCCTTAATGAAAACCGGCATATCGAAGTTCTCTCCCTCGATCTAGCTAAAGCGTTCGATAAAGTCGACCGAACCACTATCATCAATAACCTTATCAGCTGGGACGTGAAAGGGAACATGATCCAATACATACGAAGCTTCCTTTCCAACCGATCGATACAAGTACAAATCAATGGATATCGATCTAGCCCCAGACCCATTCAAACCGGCGTTCCCCAGGGATCCGTAATTGCCCCAACCCTATTCCTGATAGCTATCAACTCCATTTTTCAACTCATCCCAAGTAACATCAACACCCTTATCTATGCTGATGACATCCTCCTTATTTCCATCTCCCCGTTTGCCCGTCTGGCTCGTAAAAGACTCCAAACAGCCCTCAATG ATGGATCAAAAACCGATGATCATCGAGTGGGATGTGGGATCCATGATGGCTCTAACAACAGAAGTCTTGCCCTGCCTGCCGACTGTTCGGTGTTTAGTGCAGAGGCCTACGCCCTACTCAACGCTCTACGTAACTTGAATCCAGAAGTTGGTTCCCACGTTATCTTCACCGATTCCGCCAGCGTTCTTAATGCGGCCCTCACCGGCAACTTGAAACATCCCTGGGTATCGAGCATTTCAGACGAGGCTCTTTCGAAGAAGGTTAGCCTTGTATGGATTCCTGGACATGCAGGTATAACGGGGAACGAAGCCGCAGACCGACTTGCGGCCGAAGGAACTAAATTATCTCCTCCCTCCCTACCCATTCCTCAACAAGGCGCCTACCGATTAATCAAAAACACACTGTTCTACGCTTGGGAAGCCAAATGGAGTTCGATACAGAACAATAAACTCCGGGAGATTAAAAACAGCACCCTTAGATGGGTAGATCGTCCCAACCCCAGGGAACGCCGCGCTCTAACACGGCTACGCATTGGGCACACTCTCCTTACCCACAGCTACCTAATGGATCGAAAGGATCCTCCCATCTGCTTTTCATGTCACTGCCAACTCACAGTCAAGCATGTTCTCATCAATTGCCCCATCCATGAAAGCCTAAGACAGTTCTTCGATATAGGCATAAGCCTTCGGGAAGTTCTTTCCAACTGCCCCGATGAAGAAGACAAACTGATAAAGTTCCTTCAGAAGACCGGCCTAATCtaccaaatttaa